GGTCGAAATCATAAAGCTCAGCGGGAGCGTCGAACTGGCTCCCAAGGTCGGCGTGGCGGACGCGATAGTGGACATAGTAGAGACCGGCGAAACGCTAAGGGCGAACGGCCTCGTCGAGGTCGAGAAAATCATGGACGTTTCGGCCCAACTGCTCGTCAACAGGATTTCCCAGAAGACTAAGTTCGATGAAATCAACGCCCTGATTCTCGCGATAAAGGAGGTAATTGGAGATGGAGCTTGAGGAGTACGTTGCGGGCATTTTGAGGGACATACGCGAAAGGGGAATCGAAGCGGTCAGGGAGTACTCGCGGAGGTTCGACAACTACGACGGCCCATTCCGCGTGACGGATGAGGAGTTCGAGGAGGCGGAAAGGCTCGTTCCCGAGAAGGACAGGAAAATAATCGAGCGGACGATAGGGCGACTCTGGGACTACCACGAGAGGCAGAAGCCGGGGGACGAACTTTTCGTCAAGAACGGCTCGCTTTACGGCCTTATCTACCGCCCGATACGGAGGATAGGAATCTACGTCCCCGGCGGAAAACCGCTCCCCTCGACGCTGATGATGGTCGCCGTTCCCGCGAGGATAGCGGGCGTCAAGGAGATAGCGGTCACGATTCCGCCGAAGGACGGCAGGGTGAACCCCTACGTGCTCTACGTGGCGAAACTGCTCGGCATAGACGAGGTTTACAAGCTCGGTGGAGTTCAGGCGATAGGGGCGATGGCGTACGGCGTGGGGATGAAGAAGGTCGACAAGATATTCGGGCCCGGAAACAGGTTCGTCAACGAGGCCAAGAGGCAGGTGTTCGGCGTCGTGGGAATAGACAGTTTGGCAGGGCCTTCGGAGATAGCGGTCATAGCCGATGAAACGGCCGAGAAGGACTACGTTCTGGCGGACCTCCTCAGCCAGCTGGAGCACGGGAAGGACAGCAAGGCATGGCTTCTGACGACCTCGGAAGAGCTCGCCGACTACTGCTCCCGCGACGGGGTTGAAGTTATCCTCTGCGAAAGCCTCGCGGAGTGCACCGAAAAAGCGAACGAGATAGCGCCGGAGCACCTCGAGATAATAACCGAGAACCCGCTCAGCCTGGTTGACCTCATCGAGAACGCCGGGGCGATATACCTCGGCCCCTATACTCCGGTTCCCTCGGCGGACTACTTCCTCGGCGTCAACCACGTCCTTCCGACCGGAGGAACGGCAAAGTTCAGCGGGGTTCTAACGGTGCGGGATTTCCTCAAGCCGATAACCCTCGCCCGGGTGAGCAGGGAGGAGTTCCTGAGCGAGAGAGAGCTTGGAATAAGATTGGCGGAGATAGAGGGCATGGAGCTTCACAGGAGGAGCATGGAGGTGAGGAAATGAGGAGAACAACGAGGGAGACCGACGTAACAGTGGACCTCAACGTCGCCGGAGAGATAAGGACGGGCGACAAAGTCCTCGACCACATGCTCACCGCTCTGTTCCACTACATGGGCGTTGATGCCAGAGTTAAGGCCGAATACGACCTCAGGCACCACCTCTGGGAGGACGTGGGCATAACCCTCGGGGAGGAGCTACGCTCGAAGCTTCCAGAAAAATTCAGGCGCTTCGGGAGCGCGATTATGCCGATGGACGATGCCTTAATCCTCGTTGCAGTGGACATCTCGGGGAGGCCCTACGTGAGCGCTGAACTGAGCTTTGAGGAGGGTGAGGCGGGATTCGAAGTTTCACTGGTCAGGGAGTTCCTCTGGGGATTAGCAAGGTCGCTGAAGGCGACAATCCACGTGAAGACGCTGAGCGGAGTAAATGCTCACCACGTCATCGAGGCGACCTTCAAGGGGCTCGGCGTTGCGCTGGGGCAGGCGATTAGGGAAAGCAAGATGGTTGAGAGCACGAAGGGACTGCTGGAGGTGTGAGCTTGATAGCGGTGGTCGATTTGGGAATAGGTAACCTCGCCAACGTGAGGAAGGCTCTGGGGGGCGTCGTCACGAGCGACCCCTACGAGATTGAGAAAGCTGAAAAGCTTGTCCTCCCGGGGGTTGGGAACTTCGGGGCCGTTATGGAGAGGCTCGAACCGCTGAGGGGCGTTATACTCGACGCGATAAACGAGGGGAAGCCCTTCCTCGGGATATGCCTTGGATTACAGCTCCTCTTCGAGGGGAGCGAGGAGAGCCCCGGAAGGCCCGGCCTCGGCGTGTTTAGGGGAAACGTCGTCAGGTTTCAGGGGGTTAGAACGCCCCACATCGGCTGGAACCAGCTCTGGAAGCGGAAGGACTGTCCGCTCTTCGAGGGGATTAAGGATGGAGCGTACTTCTACTTCGTCCACTCCTACTATGCCGAGCCGGGTGAGGAGGAAATAATCGCGGGGGTTACCGACTACGAGTCAAAGGGAAGGAAAGTGGTCTTCACATCGGCCGTTTGCAGAGAGAACGTTTACGCTGTCCAGTTTCACCCGGAGAAGAGCGGGCGGAACGGTTTGACCGTCATGAGAAACTTCAGGGGGCTTTGAGATGGAGGTTTATCCGGCAATCGACATCATGAATGGAAGGGCCGTGAGGCTCTACAGGGGGAAGAGGGAGAGGGTTAAGGTCTACGGCGACCCGGTCGAGATAGCGGAGCGCTTTGCTAAGCTCGTTGATAAAATCCACGTCGTGGATTTGGACGGGGCATTCGAGGGCTTTCCAAAGAACCTCGGTGTGGTTGAGAGGATAATCCGCGAGACCGGGCTGGGGGTCCAGCTCGGTGGCGGTTTGAGGAGCTACGAGGCCGTCGAGAGGGCCTACGAAATCGGAGTCGAGAACGCGATAATAGGCACGAGGGCCTTTGATTTGGAGTTCCTGGCCAGAATAACCGACGATTTCGAGGGAATAACCGTCAGCCTCGACTCGAAAGACGGGAGAATAGCTGTGAAGGGCTGGCTTGAGGAAGGAATTCCAGTTAGAGAGGCCTACGAGACGCTGAGGGGCTACGTTGACAGGTTCATCTACACCTCCGTCGAGAGAGACGGGACCTTAACCGGAATCGAGGAAATCGAGCGCTTTTGGAATGACGAGGAGTTCATCTACGCGGGGGGAGTTTCAGGTATTGAAGACCTGCTGAAGCTTGAGGAAATCGGTTTTTCCGGCGTCATCGTCGGGAAGGCGCTCTACGAGGGCAAGGTCAGCCTCGAAGAACTGCTGGAGGTGGCGGAATGCTCGCGAAGAGGATAATCGCGGCGCTGGACATAAAAGAGGGCAGGGTCGTGAAGGGGATAAAGTTCCGGAACATACGCGATGCGGGAGACCCGGTGGAGCTCGCAAAGCGCTACGAGAGCGAGGGAATAGACGAGATAGTCTTCCTCGACATCACAGCATCATATGAGAAGAGGGGAATTCTCCTCGACCTCGTTGAGAGAATCGCGGGGGAGATATACGTCCCCTTCACCGTCGGAGGGGGCATAAGGACGGTTGAAGAGGCGAGGGAGATAGTCAAGCGCGGGGCCGATAAGGTCTTCGTGAACACCTCTGCGGTCGATAGGCCTGAACTCGTGAGGGAGATGGCCGAGCTGATAGGAACGGCAAACACCGTGGTTGCCATAGACGCCAAGTGGAACGGCTCCTTCTGGGAGGTCTACACCCACGGCGGAAGGAAGGCGAGGGGGATTGATGCCATCGAGTGGGCGAAGACCGTTGAGAGGCTTGGAGCGGGAGAAATCCTCCTCACGAGCATGGACACAGACGGGACGAAGGAGGGCTTTGACATAGCGCTCACGAAGGCCGTTGCGGAGGCTGTGGATATTCCTGTGATAGCATCCGGTGGGGCTGGAAAGCCCGAGCACTTCTACG
The Thermococcus sp. 21S9 DNA segment above includes these coding regions:
- the hisA gene encoding 1-(5-phosphoribosyl)-5-((5-phosphoribosylamino)methylideneamino)imidazole-4-carboxamide isomerase, with translation MEVYPAIDIMNGRAVRLYRGKRERVKVYGDPVEIAERFAKLVDKIHVVDLDGAFEGFPKNLGVVERIIRETGLGVQLGGGLRSYEAVERAYEIGVENAIIGTRAFDLEFLARITDDFEGITVSLDSKDGRIAVKGWLEEGIPVREAYETLRGYVDRFIYTSVERDGTLTGIEEIERFWNDEEFIYAGGVSGIEDLLKLEEIGFSGVIVGKALYEGKVSLEELLEVAECSRRG
- the hisH gene encoding imidazole glycerol phosphate synthase subunit HisH translates to MSLIAVVDLGIGNLANVRKALGGVVTSDPYEIEKAEKLVLPGVGNFGAVMERLEPLRGVILDAINEGKPFLGICLGLQLLFEGSEESPGRPGLGVFRGNVVRFQGVRTPHIGWNQLWKRKDCPLFEGIKDGAYFYFVHSYYAEPGEEEIIAGVTDYESKGRKVVFTSAVCRENVYAVQFHPEKSGRNGLTVMRNFRGL
- the hisB gene encoding imidazoleglycerol-phosphate dehydratase HisB codes for the protein MRRTTRETDVTVDLNVAGEIRTGDKVLDHMLTALFHYMGVDARVKAEYDLRHHLWEDVGITLGEELRSKLPEKFRRFGSAIMPMDDALILVAVDISGRPYVSAELSFEEGEAGFEVSLVREFLWGLARSLKATIHVKTLSGVNAHHVIEATFKGLGVALGQAIRESKMVESTKGLLEV
- the hisF gene encoding imidazole glycerol phosphate synthase subunit HisF; amino-acid sequence: MLAKRIIAALDIKEGRVVKGIKFRNIRDAGDPVELAKRYESEGIDEIVFLDITASYEKRGILLDLVERIAGEIYVPFTVGGGIRTVEEAREIVKRGADKVFVNTSAVDRPELVREMAELIGTANTVVAIDAKWNGSFWEVYTHGGRKARGIDAIEWAKTVERLGAGEILLTSMDTDGTKEGFDIALTKAVAEAVDIPVIASGGAGKPEHFYEAFKAGAEAALAASIFHYGEYTVGELKEYLAERGIPVRLDY
- the hisD gene encoding histidinol dehydrogenase, whose protein sequence is MELEEYVAGILRDIRERGIEAVREYSRRFDNYDGPFRVTDEEFEEAERLVPEKDRKIIERTIGRLWDYHERQKPGDELFVKNGSLYGLIYRPIRRIGIYVPGGKPLPSTLMMVAVPARIAGVKEIAVTIPPKDGRVNPYVLYVAKLLGIDEVYKLGGVQAIGAMAYGVGMKKVDKIFGPGNRFVNEAKRQVFGVVGIDSLAGPSEIAVIADETAEKDYVLADLLSQLEHGKDSKAWLLTTSEELADYCSRDGVEVILCESLAECTEKANEIAPEHLEIITENPLSLVDLIENAGAIYLGPYTPVPSADYFLGVNHVLPTGGTAKFSGVLTVRDFLKPITLARVSREEFLSERELGIRLAEIEGMELHRRSMEVRK